CGCTGACATCAGCAATCCAATCCGCCAGTGGCCGGCCTGGCCCTTCCAGCAGATTGCCAAGATTTACATCCACAAGCTGCCCGGCATGGGCCTTGCCCAGAAGACGGCAGGCCGCTTCATTCGCATAGGAAACCCGCCCGTCACGCCATATCTGCAACAGCGCCACCGGCAGGGCGGCCAGCACCCCCAGATCGCCCGGATCCGTTTCGTCAGCACTCATCGCGACATCCATCGGCGTGATGGCGTCATCCGGCCGGTTATAGGACCAGACCCGCAATGGCGCATCCACGGCGCAACTCAAGGCAAGCACATTGCCATTGCCCAACGGCAATTCGGCATTCCCGCCAGCCATGGCCCGTTTCATGAGGTTGTTCACATCTGCCCTGGCATCGGCGCGAAGGCGCTGAAGCAATGCCAGAATATTCTGCCCCACGATATCGCCAAACTGATCCCGGGATGGCGCATTCTGAAAGATCACCAGTCCGTCACCGTCGCAGATCCAGACCGGCTCGGGTGCCGCAGATACCTCGCCCCGGATCGCCTTGAGCGCACGATGGACCGCCAGACCCTTCATGCCATGTGACAGCGACAATGCGCCACCCAGAAGATACCAGGCCACGGCCAGGGTCGAAAAGGCGATTGCCGTCCTGCCGACCTCAAGCGATGGCATGACCAGCAATCCGATTGAACCGATCATCGCCGGCGACAGCAGAACCGGCAAGAACGCAAGAGCCGCCCCGGAAAGTCCCAACCGTTCGTTCAGCTTCACCATCTGGATCGTCCCTCTGCGCACCTGCCGCTGAAAAACTTGCGGCAGAGAGCTTAACATCGGGTTAATCCATTGCAGCCCGGAAAATCACGGATTTCTCTGCAAGAGCGCCAGGAAAAATCCGTCGCTGGCCGTCACCGGGGTCCAGAGCTGACGTGAAATCAGGGAAAACCGGTCGTTTCTCGACAGGAAGGCCGCGATCTGCCGGTCATTCTCTTCGTCAAGCAACGAACAGGTCATATAGGCCAGATGCCCGGCCGGGGCGACGAATTTCGAACAGGAATCCAGTATCTGCGACTGGGTCGCGGTCAGATTGTCCAGATTCTTCTCGTCCAGACGCCATTTCGCATCCGGGCTGCGCCGCCACGTGCCCGAGCCCGAACATGGCACATCGGCCACCACCAGCTGATATTTTCCCGCGACCCTGTCAGTCAACCTGATCGAGACGCCCGCACGCGCCGCACGCGCCGGAATATCCTGCATCCGTCCGGGATCTGCGTCATGGGCGTCAATTTTCAGGCCACCCTGCCGGCACGCCAGCGCCAGCGCCTTGCCGCCCCCACCTGCGCAGTAATCCAGAACCCGGTCACCCGATTTCAGCGGCAACGCGGCACAGGCCATCTGCGGCGACAGGTCTTGCAGTTCGACCAGGCCTTCCAGATAGGCCCCACTTCGCGCAATCCGCCTCTCGCCCGAAGTCACCTGCAAGGCGCCCTCCAGCCGATCATCGGCCTTGGCCTCAACGCCATCATCGGCCAGCGCGGCCAGTGCCTGCTCGACACTGGACTTGCGCCCGTTCACGCGCAGCCAGACCGGAGCGCGCTGTCCCATGAGGGCGGCAATCCTGTCCGCTTCCTCCCCCAGGGATTCGCGCCAGAACGGCAGGATCCATTCAGGAAGGTCGATCACCGGGGGTGAATCCACACCCTGATGACGCTCGGCATCGCTCAGTGCCGCGGGGGCATGGCCCATGCCGGTGAAGACCGTGTCGGGATCGGTATCACCATCCCGCAGCATTCCGATCATCAGACGGCGCCCGTCACAACCGCCGCCAAGCGCGGCAAGGCTGTTGCGCCGACGCAGCGCCTCGAAGACCAGGTCACGCACGGCCGCACGATCACCCGACCCGGCAAAGCGGCTGGCGCGGGACCAACGCAGAAGCGATTGCTCGGCCGGATGTCCCGCCAGCACGCGATCAAGAATCTCGATAGCGGATGCGATACGCGCTGCCGGAGTCATGCGCGACCTCGGCGATCCCGGTCAGGACAAGACCATCTCGACTGCGCATCAGGAATCATGAACCCATCCTTCCAGCTTTGCCCGCCCCCAAAAAAAAGAGGCCCCGACATTGCGCGGTCCGCCCGAACAGACGGGCCGCGCATGCGAGGATCATCCCATCCGGTAGTTGGGGCTTTCGCGCGTGATCGAGACATCATGGACATGGCTTTCCTTCAGCCCTGCCCCGGTGATGCGGACGAATTCGCAGTTGCGGCGCATTTCCGCAATGGTTGCACATCCGGTATAGCCCATGGCCGCACGAAGCCCGCCCACCAGCTGATGGATGACGGTGCCTGCCGGCCCCTTGTAAGGCACCTGACCTTCGATGCCCTCGGGAACCAGCTTGTCGGTTGCGGCGTCCTTCTGGAAATAGCGATCGGCACTGCCGCGCGCCATCGCACCCATGCTGCCCATGCCGCGATAGGATTTGAAGCTGCGCCCCTGGTACAGGATCACTTCGCCCGGACTTTCATCGGTGCCGGCGATTGCACTGCCGACCATGGCACAGCTTGCACCCGCCGCGATGGCCTTGGCGAAATCGCCCGAAAACTTGATGCCTCCATCGGCGATCACCGGGATATCGCCCGCCGCCGAAGCCGCATCCATGATCGCTGTCAGCTGCGGCACGCCGACACCGGCGACGATGCGCGTGGTGCAGATGCTGCCCGGCCCGATGCCGACCTTGACGGCATCCGCACCCGCGCCGATCAGCGCCCGGGTCGCCTCGGCCGTTGCGACATTGCCGGCGACAACCTGAACGTCACCCGCATGGGCCTTGACGCGTTCGACAGATTTCGCGACGCCCGCCGAATGGCCATGCGCCGTGTCGATCACCACCATGTCCACGCCAGCCTCGATCAGGGCCATGCTGCGTTCAAATCCCTCGTCCCCGACGGTCGAGGCCGCGGCGACGCGCAGACGTCCCAGATCATCCTTGCAGGCCTGGGGGTTCAGGACGGCATTCTTGGTGTCCTTCAGCGTCAGCAGACCGGTCAGCTTGCCCTGGCCATCGGTGACCAGCAGCTTTTCGATCCGGCGCTCTTTCATCAGGTTGATGGCCTGCTCGCGGTCCGCAGGCTCGGTCAGCATGGCCAGACCTTCCGAGGTCATCATGGCACGCACCGGCGTCTTGTCATCGCTGGCAAAACGCATGTCGCGATTGGTCACGATACCAAGCACCCGGCCTTCCGAGTCAACGACCGGAAAACCGGTGACGTTATAGCGTTCCTGCAGGGCCTTGGCATCGGCCAGCGTCTGGTCGGGCCGCAGGGTGATCGGCCGGAACACGATGCCGGATTCGAAACGCTTGACCTTGCTGACCTCATCGGCCTGTTGCTCGGTCGTCAGGTTGCGGTGAATGACGCCCATGCCGCCCGATTGCGCCATCGCGATCGCCATCCGGCTTTCGGTGACGGTATCCATCGCGGATGACAGCAGGGGAATATTCATCCTGATCGAACGGGTGACATGGGTCGTCACATCCGCAGTGGATGGCATCACCGTCGAAGCGGCGGGTACCAGAAGAACATCATCAAAGGTCAAAGCCTCACGAATCTGCATGGCGGGGGTCCTTGCGGCAATTTCGTTTGGCAGTTTCCCCTTTCACGCGGCGGCGGGATTGTCCAGCCCGCGGATGCATTTTTCACAGGACGCAGATTCAGGCATGGGTGCGGCAATCGGCCATCACGAACACGTTGCGACAATGTCACTGTGTCGCAAGGTCACATTAACCAAGAAGCCTATTTCCCGGGGACGCAGATTGATTCGCCGTTTACTCTGTTTACTCTGCACCCAAGGGTCATCTGATCCGACAAAGGGAGGTAACAATCATGAAGTTTGCATATTCGGGTCTCGCGGCGCTGCTGGTAAGCACTGCACCCGCCTTTGCCGGTGGTATCGAACGGGCACCCCAGTCACTGAGTGCCCTGTTCGAGGACGGGAATTACGTGGAACTCGGCTTTGGCGCCGTCACCCCAAGCGTCGAGGGCACGGATTCACTTGGCTATTCCACCGGCGATGTCGCCAATGGATA
This is a stretch of genomic DNA from Paracoccus seriniphilus. It encodes these proteins:
- a CDS encoding RsmB/NOP family class I SAM-dependent RNA methyltransferase, which translates into the protein MTPAARIASAIEILDRVLAGHPAEQSLLRWSRASRFAGSGDRAAVRDLVFEALRRRNSLAALGGGCDGRRLMIGMLRDGDTDPDTVFTGMGHAPAALSDAERHQGVDSPPVIDLPEWILPFWRESLGEEADRIAALMGQRAPVWLRVNGRKSSVEQALAALADDGVEAKADDRLEGALQVTSGERRIARSGAYLEGLVELQDLSPQMACAALPLKSGDRVLDYCAGGGGKALALACRQGGLKIDAHDADPGRMQDIPARAARAGVSIRLTDRVAGKYQLVVADVPCSGSGTWRRSPDAKWRLDEKNLDNLTATQSQILDSCSKFVAPAGHLAYMTCSLLDEENDRQIAAFLSRNDRFSLISRQLWTPVTASDGFFLALLQRNP
- the guaB gene encoding IMP dehydrogenase, coding for MQIREALTFDDVLLVPAASTVMPSTADVTTHVTRSIRMNIPLLSSAMDTVTESRMAIAMAQSGGMGVIHRNLTTEQQADEVSKVKRFESGIVFRPITLRPDQTLADAKALQERYNVTGFPVVDSEGRVLGIVTNRDMRFASDDKTPVRAMMTSEGLAMLTEPADREQAINLMKERRIEKLLVTDGQGKLTGLLTLKDTKNAVLNPQACKDDLGRLRVAAASTVGDEGFERSMALIEAGVDMVVIDTAHGHSAGVAKSVERVKAHAGDVQVVAGNVATAEATRALIGAGADAVKVGIGPGSICTTRIVAGVGVPQLTAIMDAASAAGDIPVIADGGIKFSGDFAKAIAAGASCAMVGSAIAGTDESPGEVILYQGRSFKSYRGMGSMGAMARGSADRYFQKDAATDKLVPEGIEGQVPYKGPAGTVIHQLVGGLRAAMGYTGCATIAEMRRNCEFVRITGAGLKESHVHDVSITRESPNYRMG